One Eriocheir sinensis breed Jianghai 21 chromosome 67, ASM2467909v1, whole genome shotgun sequence DNA segment encodes these proteins:
- the LOC126988036 gene encoding probable G-protein coupled receptor Mth-like 4, which produces MRGLWVVAAAAVVVVVAVPAVGASASRPGLSWCSESSIDNLAVDVSQKPELGQIEVVVNSSYALDVVDKVWVRKQAPCEGITQPEVVILDGEAARLVLQDDDEISLYWRPPDTLPLFQEVQEFCITSNRDSPEGPWNTFLAKFCFPNALLQTEKDVQSCSEMTCVRKCCPQGQAMAPGAMCAAEEEGDSWHPSLASGEPGAAATTIHMLYGPPRLCHNALVYHNFSILPSGMLKLQGELSTDVDGYCIDTFQGRPFQSVAMVCEEKVTAWHCDWKYLLLKPALLGVSCVFLLLTWLVYVSVAELRASNEGGCVISLVSSLLVTYATLIVLNLTAEDFAYFSCVVAGRLCHLSTLAAFFWMNVLSFHTFMQLRSRQDPAWERPLVFRLYSVYAWCCPLVLVLVGVVLDAVAADVIRPNIDTSCWFYDASAYWVYLYGPMLLLLLVNAVFFVGCIMLLCCGRGRHTYELSAVPQQTCGAWVCVRLVIIMGILWLMEVATWSFAAYCSIPEWIFDVVNSLQGVYIFLVTVCCRRNLKVFHCGCPRLVHRGKHREAGSPFGSGEASEVAANPLVPGS; this is translated from the exons ATGCGGGGCCTgtgggtggtggcggcggcggcggttgtggtggtggtggcggtgcctGCAGTGGGGGCGTCCGCCTCTCGGCCTGGCCTCAGCTGGTGCTCCGAGTCTTCCATTGACAACCTGGCGGTGGACGTCAGCCAGAAGCCTGAGCTGGGGCAGATCGAAGTGGTGGTGAACAGCTCGTACGCGCTGGACGTGGTGGACAAGGTGTGGGTGAGGAAGCAGGCGCCGTGCGAGGGCATCACCCAGCCCGAGGTGGTCATCCTGGACGGGGAAGCGGCGAGACTCGTGCTGCAGGATGACGACGAGATCAGCCTCTATTGGCGGCCCCCCGACACGCTGCCGCTCTTCCAGGAAGTGCAGGAGTTCTGCATCACCTCCAACCGCGATAGTCCCGAGGGGCCCTGGAACACTTTTCTTGCCAAGTTCTGTTTCCCCAACGCGCTGCTGCAGACGGAGAAGGACGTACAATCCTGCTCGGAGATGACGTGTGTGCGGAAATGCTGCCCTCAGGGTCAAGCGATGGCTCCCGGCGCCATGtgtgccgcagaggaggaaggcGACAGTTGGCATCCCAGCCTGGCGTCCGGGGAGCCCGGCGCGGCGGCCACGACCATCCACATGCTGTACGGGCCGCCCAGACTCTGCCACAATGCGCTGGTCTACCACAACTTTTCCATCCTGCCCTCGGGGATGCTGAAGCTGCAGGGCGAACTGAGCACCGACGTGGACGGCTACTGCATCGACACCTTCCAAGGCAGACCCTTCCAGTCCGTGGCCATG GTGTGTGAGGAGAAGGTGACGGCGTGGCACTGCGATTGGAAGTACCTGCTGCTGAAACCGGCGCTGCTGGGCGTGTCGTGCGTGTTTTTGCTGCTCACCTGGCTCGTGTACGTGTCCGTGGCCGAGCTTCGCGCCTCCAACGAGGGCGGCTGCGTCATCTCCCTCGTCAGCTCGCTCCTCGTCACCTACGCCACACTCATCGTCCTCAACCTCACCGCCGAAGACTTCGCGTACTTCAGCTGCGTGGTGGCCg GTCGGCTGTGTCACCTGTCCACCCTCGCGGCGTTCTTCTGGATGAACGTCCTCAGCTTCCACACCTTCATGCAGCTCAG GTCCAGGCAAGATCCGGCGTGGGAGAGGCCCCTAGTGTTCCGTCTGTACTCGGTGTACGCGtggtgctgccccctggtgctggtgctggtgggcgTGGTGCTGGACGCTGTGGCGGCTGATGTCATACGGCCCAACATCGACACCTCTTGCTGGTTCTACG ATGCCTCCGCCTATTGGGTCTACCTGTACGGgccgatgctgctgctgctgctcgtcAACGCCGTCTTCTTCGTGGGCTGCATCATGCTCTTGTGCTGTGGCCGAGGCCGACACACCTACGAGCTCTCCGCCGTCCCTCAGCAGACCTGTGG CGCGTGGGTGTGCGTCAGGCTCGTCATCATCATGGGGATCCTGTGGCTGATGGAGGTGGCCACGTGGTCCTTCGCCGCCTACTGCAGCATCCC GGAATGGATCTTCGACGTGGTTAACAGCCTTCAGGGAGTCTACATATTCCTCGTCACCGTCTGCTGCAGGAGAAACCTCAAG gTGTTTCATTGTGGATGTCCTCGACTCGTGCACCGGGGCAAGCACAGGGAGGCGGGTTCCCCCTTCGGCAGCGGAGAAGCGTCGGAGGTggctgcaaacccgctggtgccGGGCTCGTAG